The window TGCAAAACATGAGAGAAGTGTACATCCATACATAAAAATATCTGAAGATATACAATCTTACTGATAAACTATCTACAATACACAAGTAGTAAGACTTTCTTGAGTTTCCATAATATGAAAGTTGTTTTAtaaaacaaaaatttaaaaaGTTCTTGGAAAGCTAAACTGATATTAGAATCTTACACAGAGTGATAAATTAAGGCTAAGAACTTAAGAGTAAAGAGAGACTAAAAAAAATAGAGCAGAGAAAAACAGTTGTTCAGAGAGAAAGGCATAAATTATTTAGATGGTAAAAAGTTTGTTAAATCAATTATCTAGACAGTTTGGACACTTGAGAAAATATGATGCAcaaaaaattaaaaagaaaaaactcAAGACATTAAGTGTTATACAGTACAATATACCATCAAATTTCTTTTAATGATCATGTGTGCAAGCTTGCTATCTCTCAATAATTTCAGCAGTTTAATTTTTTACATGAGATGCAATTAGATTtaccaaaaaaaatattatagaaaGTACATACTGACACTTTATATGTTTTTTCACTGTTTCACAACTAGTGGTTTTTTAAACACATACCTAATATTAAATACTGAAAAAATCATTGCAACACTCACTACCGGCTGTGCAACAGGCGATCTTGCTAAGACAATAGGAAGACCAAATGCTGATACCACAAGGGCAGCTGTCACAAAGTATGCCAACTCCTTGCAGGGGTTGCTTCCTCCAGTGTCCTCTGACATTCTACGTGCGATAATGCTTGGTATTGGCGCCAGCACATAGAACATGAGCACAAAGAAGGGCCACCAGTTGCTGTTCAATGTAAATAACTTAAATCAAAAGATATTTATGTTTATCAGAATGTCTATATAAAATAATTATCAACTAATGTACTCTAATAGCTCTATCTTACACTATAAGCAAAAATGTACAACTGTCACACACCAATAGATGAACAGCTCATATGAAGAATTCCAATACATTTTCTGAAGGAGAAAAATGCACCAAAAGTGCTTTTATGTTTTACAGCATAGCTATCTAGGGTAATCTGAACAATTTATGAAATCACTATAGACTAGATAATAATACTACACAAATaaactctttttttttattaacacattggccatttcccaccaaggaagggtgactgGAAAAAGAAGAGATTCTTtcatcaccatcattcactccatcactgtcttgccagaggcatgcctacactacagttataaaactgcaatatcaacagacttccttcagagtgcaggcactgtacttcccatctccaggactcaagttcggcttctgacttccctgaaccccttcataaatgttaccttcctcacactccaacagcacgtcaagtcataaaaacaacttgtctccactcactcctatctaatgtgCTCATGCGTGCTTGATGGAAGTCCAGGCCCCAagcacacaaaaacctcctttaccccctccctccaacctttcctaggctgaccccctaccctgccttccttccactacagatttatacactcttcaaagcattctattttgttccatcttttCTAAATATCTGagccacctcagcaacccctcctcagccttctggataataattttagtaaccctgcactccctcctaatttccaaactatacATTCTCTGCTATATTATAGTCACACCacaaattgccctcagacatgacatctccactgcctccagcctgctccttgttgcaacattcaccacccatgcttcacacccatataagagcattagtttaactatactctcatacattcccctctttacttccatggataacattctttgtctccacagattcctcagtacaccactcacctttttcctcatcaattctataagtCACTTCGTCTTTCattgacccatctgctgacaaatccatTCCCAAATactatatgaatacattcactttctccatatttcctccaatctgatatccaatctttcattacctatattcaattttaatttctttcttttacatacctttccAAACTtagtcaccaacctctgcaacttctcttcagaatctcccaaaaatacagtgtcatcagcaaaaagcaactgtgataaATCCCACTttctgttagattctttatcttttaatcccacacctcttgtcaacacctgagcattcacttctcttacaaccccatctataaatatactaaacaaccatggtgacatcacacatccctgtctaaggactactttactaggaaataatctccctctcacctacatactctatcctgagcctcactatcctcataaaaactcttcactgctttcagtaaactACCTCCTATTgcatacatctgccacattgatccCCTATCTACCCTATCATGTGCCTTTTCCACATCCATCAATGCAACAAAAAACCATTTACCCTTATTTAAATATTTTTcatctatatgtttcactgtaaacacttggtctacacatgcccctacccttcctaaagcaaCCTTGTTCATCTCCAATCcagctctccatcttactcttaattctttcaataataactctaccatacactttaccaggtatactcaacaggtttattccccttttaatttttgcactctcttttatcccctttgcctttatacaaagaaagtatgcatgctctctgccaatccctaggtaccttaccctcttccatacatttattaaataaaagcaccaatcaCTCCAGAACTATCCCCACCTGcatttaacatttttatctttatcccatcaataccagctgctttaccccctttcactctacccactgtctcatgcacctcccttacactcacatctggctcttcctcactcctacaagatgttttaTCTCCTTGCCCAatgcacaaaatcacagcttccctatcttcatcagcatttaacagttcctcaaaatattccctccatcttcccgatacatctaactctctgtctaataactctcctctcctatttttaactgtcaaatacaTTTGTTCCCTAAGctctctcaacttattaatcttattccaaaactttttcatatgcttaataaaatttgttgatagcatctcacccactctctcatttgctctcttacattcccctcttcaaggggggctccttggcgtggtgaagaggctcttggtctgaggaattaaacctgatggtctccttcctcagaccgaacctaattaccccccaatccccccttccctatcccatcctccccaccctccattttctctttcctcctcatcctccccatccctcccttattccctcccTCTTTTTGGCCTgtaggattcttcccacaggcatgctggttcctaggtagagggaagggtaccagggtccatcccattctgttgaggttcttggaggtggcgtagtttgccgtggaatctggatcacctggggatgtcccgatctcTCTCCGGTATCCCGGGGAATGGTTTTGGGTGCCTTTTTCGGATGACGGGTATATCTCTGGAAGccgcctttcggattccggggtggtggccgaagaaggtatgctttgtggcgaatATCCGTCTGCCCTCTCTTTtatccaccgaggtagctcggcagatgtgaggttgctatcccggactgctggtttactggtatgaagggtagggtatggcacgggttccatgctgcatctgcgctacttgcggttctgaggtcctcttggacgtggagggagatttccgaccctttcattcctcctaggaactattcctccttgctcccccctttttttattctacttttttatttttattttcttttcttcttcttttttcttaaaaacaaaaagacaaGAAGTAACCTAACTATGGAGATTCCAATCCATGAACCTCCTACCCCCGagcccttcttgataccgcacccaaTTCTGATCCTGCCTCATTTTTTGACcgctcttcggacactcctgatgcccctgtacctcttgctggtgctgtttcctcacccgcttcaggtacctgggcttcgactgactccttcgatttgtctggcCTCCGCTCTCCTTTGGCTATACTTCCGacctctccctctacagtgcggagattttcgaatcgccagcccgtttcacattggaccaactctggtcccactcttaaacgccaatgacaattgCCTGACGATGATACTTCACCACCTTcttgttcttctcagaaaagatcaacccgttatgcactccctttccacgctcagtttcggaatggtgcggagggag of the Cherax quadricarinatus isolate ZL_2023a chromosome 23, ASM3850222v1, whole genome shotgun sequence genome contains:
- the LOC128685689 gene encoding leptin receptor gene-related protein isoform X3, with amino-acid sequence MFLILACALPEYNNWWPFFVLMFYVLAPIPSIIARRMSEDTGGSNPCKELAYFVTAALVVSAFGLPIVLARSPVAQPVIQWGACALVLAGNVVTFLTIWGFFIMADSDDVEYSMW